GATTGTCGGTGGATGATAACCATAGTCTAACAGCCGTTTGGCAATATCCAGCGTCCGTACCCCGGCAGACTTTTGATTCTTAGAAGTTAGAATGCATTCATGCATGCAGAATCGATCAAAGGGAGCATAAAAGTCATCCTTCAACTGACTTAATACATAGTTTGCATTTAATACGGCATCTTGGCTGGATTGCTTGAGTCCGTCGGGACCTAAGGCGCGGATATAAGCGTACGCCCGGACAACAACCCCAAAATTGCCGTAGAAAGAATGAACTTTACCAATGGACAACGGCCGGTCTTCATCCAAATGAAATTTATCGTCTTGTTTTACAATTACCGGTGCAGGCAGGAACGGTATAAGTGCTTTTTTTACTCCAATCGGCCCAGCGCCTGGACCGCCGCCGCCATGAGGCGTGCTGAATGTTTTATGCAGGTTGAAATGAACAACGTCAAAACCCATATCACCCGGACGGGTAATCCCCATAATAGCATTGGCATTCGCGCCATCGTAATAGAGAAGACCGCCGGCATCATGAACAATCTTAGCAATCTCTTTTATATTAGTTTCAAACATGCCCAGTGTGCTGGGATTTGTCAGCATCAAAGCAGCAGTATCCGGTCCGACTGCGGCCCGTAGGGCCTCGAGATCAACTGATCCGTCAGGGTTGGATTTGATTTCGACCGTGCTTAAGCCGCAGACAACCGCGCTTGCCGGGTTTGTTCCATGAGCTGAATCCGGCACAATAACCTTAGTCCGGTTCTCACCCCTGTGCCGGTGATAAGCCCGAATCAGTTTAAGGCCGGTCAGCTCGCCGTGAGCCCCGGCTACCGGTTGCATACTGACGGCATCCATACCGGCGATCTCGGCTAAATACTGTTCCATATTATAAAGGAGTTCCAACGCACCTTGCACCGTAGTTTCATCCTGTAACGGATG
Above is a window of Veillonellaceae bacterium DNA encoding:
- a CDS encoding aminomethyl-transferring glycine dehydrogenase subunit GcvPB; translation: MRKPYKLIFEISKSGRRAIDLPQCDVPEQEAASLVPAEFLRKTPAALPEVSQQDLIRHYTGLSQRNFGVDSGFYPLGSCTMKYNPKINEDVCRYPGFALVHPLQDETTVQGALELLYNMEQYLAEIAGMDAVSMQPVAGAHGELTGLKLIRAYHRHRGENRTKVIVPDSAHGTNPASAVVCGLSTVEIKSNPDGSVDLEALRAAVGPDTAALMLTNPSTLGMFETNIKEIAKIVHDAGGLLYYDGANANAIMGITRPGDMGFDVVHFNLHKTFSTPHGGGGPGAGPIGVKKALIPFLPAPVIVKQDDKFHLDEDRPLSIGKVHSFYGNFGVVVRAYAYIRALGPDGLKQSSQDAVLNANYVLSQLKDDFYAPFDRFCMHECILTSKNQKSAGVRTLDIAKRLLDYGYHPPTIYFPLIVEEALMIEPTETESKETLDSFIGVMRKIAQEAKEDAALITNAPQTTVVGRLDEAAAARKPVVKWKA